The nucleotide window GTCGGCTGCGATACGTGCCCAGTTCCCCGACGGGAAAGGTGGGTGGAACGAGGCTACCGTCGTGGGCAGCAGCGGCGACGGTATGAGTCTGGGGCAGATTTCGTTGGCGAGACGAAAGGGGCATATTGCGGTCGAGGACAATATCGAAGGGTTGACCCACGCGGAACACAACATCCTTCTCCGTATCCATCAAATGGGCGGACGGCCCATTGCGGGTGCCGCGTCGAGGAGTGTCTGTCGACCCGGTCCGTGCGGTGAGATGATCAGGGCGACTGCCGGTAGAATCTCGGGTCAGGTCTACTCGCGTGAGCGCGGTTTCAAGATCCGCACGTTCTATTGGCCAGGTTCGCGAAGGTGTAAGTGTTGAACATAGACGAGTTCGCCGTTGTCGCATCGCGGGAGCAGGCCGCCCTGTTCTCGGCGGCATGCGCCGAAAGGTCGAGCGGAATCCTCTTCTGGACGGTGTCCAGTTCGGGTCGGCCCGCCGATCTCGATCGCTATGTGAGAACTCTGGACATGCTCTGGGTGCCGGACTTTGAAGACCGCTCGGTCTATGAGTCGCAACGGCGTGAGTTGGAGGGGATGCATGAGATGGTGGTCGGTGACGAACTCACCGGCCCCTCCGCCCTGGCACTTTATTCTGTCGTCACACTGCATTCTGCGCTGAAAGTGATCGCCACGGGATCGACGGACGCGATATTGGAGTGTTCGATGGCGGCTCGGAACGCCGCCTTCAGGGCTCAGAGGCGCTTGAATGTCCCCCTTCTTGTTGCCGAGGAACGATATCAGGACGATGATGTCAATGATTTGGTCACCGGCGGCGGTGTGGATTCTTTAAGGGTCCGTGCGCAGCAAAATGGGAGAGACCGCTTCGATTTGATGTATGCGGCGTATTCGTCTTCTTGATTCCGACTCTGGTCGTAGTCGACGGCGTTCGCCGGCAGCGGTCCTTTCCCTACGTCGGTGGCAACAGCTATGGCCTTGGCTCGGCACGCTGTCGGCGCACTCGGATCGGTTGGTCGACGAGGAGCGGCGCTTCCTCCAGGGCCTGTCCTGCGCGCTTCGACCGGCAATGGCGGCTCGGGTTCTGGGGGCCCTGTGTCGACGTTCGCGTGTGCGTCCTGTTATTGACGGTGTAGGGGTTACGACCGTTCGGTTGTGTTGGGCGGGTTGCGCTGGATCATGGCGGCATGACGTCGTTCATCGCGCAGCTCAGCGACTCGCACATCACCACCGGGCCGCTGGGCGGGGGCCCCGCCGCCGGGCTGCAGCTCGCACTCTCCAGAGTTATGGCCCTCGATCCGTTGCCCGACTGCGTCGTCATCACCGGCGATCTCACCGATCACGGCCGGCCCGACGAGTACGCGGCGCTGCTGGAGATCATCGGGAGCTTTCCGCTGCCGCTGCACCTGACCACCGGCAACCATGACGACCGGGACGCGATGCTCGACGCCGTCGGCGGCGAGGCGTACTACTCCGTCGACTATCCGGAGTTCACGCTCGTGGCGCTGGACTCGCTGATTCCCGGCTCTCCGGCGGGGCGGCTCGGCGACGCGCAGCTGTCCTGGCTGGACGAGGTGCTGCGGCGCCGGCCGGACGTGCCGGCGCTGGTCGGCCTGCATCATCCGCCGATGCCGGTCGGCATCCGCTTCCTCGACGGCATGCGGCTGCTCGACGGGGACGACCTGCGCAAGGTCGTCGCCGGCCATCCCCACGTCGCGCGGGTCATGGCCGGGCATGTGCACCGGTCGATCACCGCGGGCTTCGCCGGCAGCGTGCTCACCGTCGCGCCGAGTCTGTGGCGGCAGGCGGGGCTGCTCTTCGGCTCCGACGAGC belongs to Amorphoplanes digitatis and includes:
- a CDS encoding phosphodiesterase, translating into MTSFIAQLSDSHITTGPLGGGPAAGLQLALSRVMALDPLPDCVVITGDLTDHGRPDEYAALLEIIGSFPLPLHLTTGNHDDRDAMLDAVGGEAYYSVDYPEFTLVALDSLIPGSPAGRLGDAQLSWLDEVLRRRPDVPALVGLHHPPMPVGIRFLDGMRLLDGDDLRKVVAGHPHVARVMAGHVHRSITAGFAGSVLTVAPSLWRQAGLLFGSDEPPGYIAEPTGFLLHMIEGDDCVTHSVQVSHTAALLGAY